AACACAACTGAAAATCTTCTTCATTCCCGATAAGGATATCGGCAACTGATGCTATTTCGGTAAAGTTCTTGCGCAACTCTTCGGCACGGCCTTTCCAGAATGAAGCACGGTAGTTCAGGTCGAAGGAGATGCGGGTTCCGTGTTTTTTTGCGGTGCGGGCAATCTCAAGACAAAACGTACTTGTTTCAGGCGAAAGGGCTGCTATCAATCCCGATAGGTGAACGATTTGGACGCCTTCTTCACCGAAAATACGTTCCAAATCAAAATCTTTTACGTTGAGAGTCCGGCCAACTTCACCGGCACGGTCGTTTTGAACGCGTGGTCCGCGGGAGCCAAAGCCACTGTCGGCAATATTGAACTGGTGACGGTAACCCCATGGATCGCCTTGCGGAACTTCCGGTCCTTCGTAATCCATGTGGCGGCTTTTCAGATTGCTTTTGATGAATTTCGCAACCGGACTTCCCTTCACGAAAGTGGTCAGCACTTTGACCGGCATTCCAAGATAGGAAGCAATACTGGCCACATTGGTTTCGGCACTGGTCGCCTGCATCTCGAAAAGATTACTGCTGTGGACAGGCTGTCCGTTTACCGGCGTAATGCGTACGCCCATGCTGGTGGGCACCAACAACGAATATTGACAATTTTGTTTGAGTTGAAGATCCATTTTACTATTTCTTTTTTACTGATTTTCCTGAATAGGTGAGTTCAATTTTTCTTAAACTCCGCTGTAGGCGTTGAAACCTCCGTCAACCGGGATAACGACACCCGTAACAAATGATGAGAGGTTAGAAAGAAGCATCAGAACGGTTCCTTGCAAATCTTCCGGTTCACCGAATTTACCCATCGGAGTGTTGTCAACGATTTTCTGTCCTCGCTTGGAGTAATTGCCGGTTTTTTCGTCCAACACCAGGAAGCGGTTTTGCTCAGTGATAAAAAAGCCGGGTGCAACGGCATTAACCCGGATACCGACTTTGGCCATGTGCACTGCCAGCCATTCGGTGAAATTATTAATCGAAGCTTTAGCTGCCGAATAGGCCGGTATCTTCGTTAATGGATGGTAGGCATTCATGGAAGAAACGTTCAGCACTACACCGGTTTTCTTATCCAACATGTCGCGGGTAAAAACCATGGTTGGTAACACTGTCCCTTTGAAGTTGAGGTCGAAAACATTGTCGAATCCTTCCATTTCCAATCCGTAGAAAGTCGATTGAAGGTCGTCCAGATCGGACTCCTGCATTTGTTCTACGCCGGTCGTCGCTTTCGGCGAGTTTCCTCCTGCATTATTGACGAGAATATCGATGGGGCCGAGTTGCTCGTAAATCGCTTGATGGGCTTGTTCCAACTGGGCTTTGTCCAGCACGTCGCCTTTGATCCAGATGACCGTTCCTCCGGTTTCCCGGGAAATCTCTTCAGCAACCTGTTTTCCTTTTTCTTCACCACGTGAAACAATCGCAACCTTTGCCCCAACAGTTGCCAGGGCTGATACAATTGCTTTTCCAATAACTCCGGCTCCACCAGTTACAACACATACTTTCCCGTTAAGGTCGTCGAACGTAAAGTTTTTCATGGATCAAATATCTTGTAGATTTAGTTTTTCTATTTCAGATTATTTGGCACTGTAGTAGTCCAGATTTTCTCTTGTAATAATATCGATGGACGTGAAATGCTCTTTCTCCACCGGCTGTTTTCTCAACACGTGATCGAACAGCGCATTCAGTGCGTTGTAGCCCTGTTCCTCCGGGTTCTGGCAAATAAGAAAATCGATGGCGTCTTTCTTCAGCATTTTCACGTTGGGCGGAATCAGGTCGTAGCCTAAAATTCGGGGATGAAGCCCCCGTTTTGAAAAATACTCAGCCACAATGTGAACCCGTGAATTGGTTACATAAACACAATCGATTTTTTCGGGAGCCAATCCTTTGGTAGCTATCTGCTGTTTCAGTTCGGCTTCGCTTTCCTGAATTTCCATCTTAATGATTTTCTGCTGAATGGATTTCTCTTTGAAATAGTCAAAGAATCCTTGTTCGCGCTGATGGAGGTGGTTTTGATTATCCAGTTCACGACCGATATGAATCAACAGAAACACGCGTCCTTCCGGCAAACCGTAATTTAATAGCTTAGCCGCCAGGTATCCGCTCTGGAAAGAGTTCTGTCCGATGTAACTTATCGGATGCGTCTCTTTCAGATTGGAATCGATATAAACATAAGGAATGTCTAATGCATCCAATGTTGAGGTGAATAATTTTGCCTCCCGGCTGATCCAAGGAGCCAGTAAAACACCGGCCGGCGGATTCTCCAAAATATCGACCGTCTTTTCATTAAATGAAGCGGAACCATCGGTATCAAACAGGTATAAATCCAATTTTACACCAAATTGGGCCAGCTCTTCTGCTGCCCGGTCAATTCCGGAAAGCGGACGGGTCCAATAGGATTCTTTGGTTGGTGCTTTGGGGAGCAGCACGGCGAATGAGGTTTCTTTTTTGGAAGCTAATGAACTGGCCAAAAAATTGGGGCGGTAGTCCAGATCATTAATGATGGACAGTATTTTTTCTTTGGTCGCGGCCGAAACTTCACCACGGTTGTGTAACACCCGGTCAACTGTACCGATCGATACACCTGCTTTTTCCGCGATGTCTTTTATACGGATTATTTTTCGTTCCTGTTTGATAAGGCAAAATTTTTAAGGTTCAATGTTCAGTTCAACAAACAAATCTATGAAAAAAAAGATTTGTCGTGTACGATAACGGCAAAAAACTATTTTAAAACATAAAAGAGCGATCTATTGGGTTTTTAAGTTTTGTGTTCAGGAAAAAGTTACTACTTTCGTGAACGAACACGGAAAACATGTGTGAGTAAATTCTGTTGAAAATAAGCTGATTATGAAACTTGGAAAATATAGCTTTGGTATCGGTGATCGGTTCGCCAGAGAAGGTGAGGCACAGCTTCGGGCCATCATGAAAGCTCAAAAAGCAGGCATCGATATCAGTCCGGTTTGGAACAAGTCCAACCGCGAACATACCATCGTTCATTCGAAACCGGAAGATACCCGGAACGAAGCTGATGCAGCTGTGGCAGCTTTGGGGTATCAGGGAGCCTATTTTGTCGATGCCGACCATATTGGCCTGGGAAACGTTGAGGGATTTCTTGAATCGTCCAACTTTTTCACACTGGATGTGGCTGCTTTTATTGGCAAGGCCTCTTCCGCTGATGATGTGGATGATTTTCTGGATGCCTGCGAAAAGTATAAAGGTGAATGGCAAATTCCCGGCATTGATTCTCCGTTCAAAGTGGACGAAGAGTTTTTGAGGGAAATGGCCGACCGTTTCCTGGCAGCTATAGCTGAAGCAGGAAATATTTATCGGTTCATCAAAGCACGGAAAAAGGATCACGACTTCATTACCGAAGTTTCGATGGATGAGGTGGAAGCTCCGCAGACACCTATCGAGATGTTTTTCATCCTGAAAATGATTGCTGACGAGGGTATCCCCGTGCAAACGATTGCCCCGAAGTTCACCGGGCGTTTTAATAAAGGTGTCGATTATGTCGGCGATGTGAAGCAGTTTGCCCGCGAGTTTGAAGAAGACATTCTGGTTATCGACTTTTCCGTGAAGGAGTTCGGTCTTCCGGAAACGTTGAAATTGAGCGTGCATTCCGGATCGGATAAGTTTTCCATTTATCCGGTGATGGCCGAAATTATTCGTAAATATGATAAAGGTCTTCACGTAAAAACGGCTGGTACTACCTGGCTTGAGGAAGTGATTGGCCTGGCGCTGGCTGGCGGTGAAGCACTGGAACTGGCCAGGAATATTTATAAAAAGGCGCTGAAGCGGAAAGACGAACTGTGTGCGCCATATGCCGATGTAATTGATATTGACGATCAACTGCTGCCATCGGTTTCCGATGTGGATAGCTGGACGAGCGAGCAGTATGCGAATGCGTTACGTCATATTCCCGGTCATCCGGAATACAATCCTGGTTTCCGTCAGTTAATTCATGTTGGGTACAAGATTGCCGCTGAATATGGCGAAACGTATACTTCGCTGATTGAAAGGAATAAAGAGCTGGTTGGAAGTTGTGTGGAGGAAAACCTGTTTGACCGCCACCTGAAGAGACTGTTTAATTTGTAAAAGGATAGATAGATGAAACCTTTTTTGGGAGAAGATTTTTTGTTGGAAACCGATACGGCGCGTCAATTATACCACGAACATGCGGCTAAAATGCCCATCTTTGACTATCACTGTCACATCTCTCCGAAAGAAATTGCCGAGAACAAATCATTCCGTAACCTGA
This Prolixibacter sp. NT017 DNA region includes the following protein-coding sequences:
- a CDS encoding sugar kinase, whose protein sequence is MDLQLKQNCQYSLLVPTSMGVRITPVNGQPVHSSNLFEMQATSAETNVASIASYLGMPVKVLTTFVKGSPVAKFIKSNLKSRHMDYEGPEVPQGDPWGYRHQFNIADSGFGSRGPRVQNDRAGEVGRTLNVKDFDLERIFGEEGVQIVHLSGLIAALSPETSTFCLEIARTAKKHGTRISFDLNYRASFWKGRAEELRKNFTEIASVADILIGNEEDFQLCFGIEGPEAGGKGIEAEIEGFKGLITNVKKSFPNASVFATTLRQVVSTNEHLWGAVMLAGAEWQVIEPRKINVLDRIGGGDGFVGGLLYGILKGWEAEKWPQFGWATGALATTFLTDYAQPADEEMVWSIWEGNARVKR
- a CDS encoding SDR family oxidoreductase, giving the protein MKNFTFDDLNGKVCVVTGGAGVIGKAIVSALATVGAKVAIVSRGEEKGKQVAEEISRETGGTVIWIKGDVLDKAQLEQAHQAIYEQLGPIDILVNNAGGNSPKATTGVEQMQESDLDDLQSTFYGLEMEGFDNVFDLNFKGTVLPTMVFTRDMLDKKTGVVLNVSSMNAYHPLTKIPAYSAAKASINNFTEWLAVHMAKVGIRVNAVAPGFFITEQNRFLVLDEKTGNYSKRGQKIVDNTPMGKFGEPEDLQGTVLMLLSNLSSFVTGVVIPVDGGFNAYSGV
- a CDS encoding substrate-binding domain-containing protein; this translates as MKQERKIIRIKDIAEKAGVSIGTVDRVLHNRGEVSAATKEKILSIINDLDYRPNFLASSLASKKETSFAVLLPKAPTKESYWTRPLSGIDRAAEELAQFGVKLDLYLFDTDGSASFNEKTVDILENPPAGVLLAPWISREAKLFTSTLDALDIPYVYIDSNLKETHPISYIGQNSFQSGYLAAKLLNYGLPEGRVFLLIHIGRELDNQNHLHQREQGFFDYFKEKSIQQKIIKMEIQESEAELKQQIATKGLAPEKIDCVYVTNSRVHIVAEYFSKRGLHPRILGYDLIPPNVKMLKKDAIDFLICQNPEEQGYNALNALFDHVLRKQPVEKEHFTSIDIITRENLDYYSAK
- a CDS encoding tagaturonate epimerase family protein — protein: MKLGKYSFGIGDRFAREGEAQLRAIMKAQKAGIDISPVWNKSNREHTIVHSKPEDTRNEADAAVAALGYQGAYFVDADHIGLGNVEGFLESSNFFTLDVAAFIGKASSADDVDDFLDACEKYKGEWQIPGIDSPFKVDEEFLREMADRFLAAIAEAGNIYRFIKARKKDHDFITEVSMDEVEAPQTPIEMFFILKMIADEGIPVQTIAPKFTGRFNKGVDYVGDVKQFAREFEEDILVIDFSVKEFGLPETLKLSVHSGSDKFSIYPVMAEIIRKYDKGLHVKTAGTTWLEEVIGLALAGGEALELARNIYKKALKRKDELCAPYADVIDIDDQLLPSVSDVDSWTSEQYANALRHIPGHPEYNPGFRQLIHVGYKIAAEYGETYTSLIERNKELVGSCVEENLFDRHLKRLFNL